The following are encoded in a window of Streptomyces sp. 11x1 genomic DNA:
- the sufC gene encoding Fe-S cluster assembly ATPase SufC, whose translation MATLEIRDLHVTVEADNATKEILKGVDLTVKQGETHAIMGPNGSGKSTLAYSLAGHPKYTITGGTVLLDGEDVLEMSVDERARAGLFLAMQYPVEVPGVSVSNFLRTSATAIRGEAPKLRTWVKEVKEAMQRLNMDPAFAERNVNEGFSGGEKKRHEILQLELLRPKVAILDETDSGLDVDALRVVSEGVNRVRETGEVGTLLITHYTRILRYIKPDHVHVFAGGKIVESGGPELADKLENEGYEAYTKGGASA comes from the coding sequence ATGGCAACGCTTGAAATCCGAGACCTGCACGTCACCGTCGAGGCCGACAACGCCACGAAGGAGATCCTCAAGGGCGTCGACCTCACCGTGAAGCAGGGCGAGACGCACGCCATCATGGGCCCCAACGGCTCCGGCAAGTCGACCCTCGCCTACTCCCTCGCGGGTCACCCCAAGTACACGATCACCGGCGGCACCGTGCTGCTCGACGGCGAGGACGTCCTGGAGATGTCCGTCGACGAGCGCGCCCGCGCGGGCCTGTTCCTGGCGATGCAGTACCCGGTCGAGGTCCCGGGCGTGTCCGTGTCGAACTTCCTGCGGACCTCCGCCACCGCCATCCGCGGCGAGGCCCCCAAGCTGCGCACCTGGGTGAAGGAGGTCAAGGAGGCCATGCAGCGCCTCAACATGGACCCCGCCTTCGCCGAGCGCAACGTCAACGAGGGCTTCTCCGGCGGTGAGAAGAAGCGCCACGAGATCCTCCAGCTGGAGCTGCTCCGGCCGAAGGTCGCGATCCTCGACGAGACGGACTCCGGTCTGGACGTCGACGCGCTCCGGGTCGTCTCCGAGGGCGTCAACCGCGTCCGCGAGACCGGCGAGGTCGGCACCCTGCTGATCACGCACTACACGCGCATCCTGCGCTACATCAAGCCCGACCACGTGCATGTCTTCGCAGGCGGCAAGATCGTGGAGTCGGGCGGCCCCGAGCTCGCCGACAAGCTGGAGAACGAGGGCTACGAGGCATACACGAAGGGTGGCGCATCCGCGTGA
- a CDS encoding cysteine desulfurase encodes MTQLPGLLDTEAIRKDFPILDRQVHDGRKLVYLDNAATSQKPRQVLDALSEYYERYNANVHRGVHVLAEEATALYEGARDKVASFINAPSRDEVIFTKNASESLNLVANMLGWADEPYRVDSETEIVITEMEHHSNIVPWQLLSQRTGAKLKWFGLTDDGRLDLSNIDEIITEKTKIVSFVLVSNILGTVNPVEAIVRRAQEVGALVCIDASQAAPHMPLDVQALQADFVAFTGHKMCGPTGIGVLWGRQELLEDLPPFLGGGEMIETVSMHSSTYAPAPHKFEAGTPPIAQAVGLGAAIDYLNSIGMDKILAHEHAITEYAVKRLTEVPDLRIIGPATAEDRGAAISFTLGDIHPHDVGQVLDEQGIAVRVGHHCARPVCLRYGIPATTRASFYLYSTPAEIDALVDGLEHVRNFFG; translated from the coding sequence GTGACACAGCTGCCGGGCCTCCTCGACACCGAGGCGATCCGCAAGGACTTCCCCATCCTGGACCGTCAGGTCCACGACGGCCGGAAGCTCGTGTACCTGGACAATGCGGCGACCTCGCAGAAGCCGCGCCAGGTGCTGGACGCCCTGAGCGAGTACTACGAGCGCTACAACGCCAACGTCCACCGCGGTGTGCATGTGCTCGCCGAGGAGGCCACGGCGCTGTACGAGGGCGCGCGGGACAAGGTCGCGTCCTTCATCAACGCGCCCAGCCGCGACGAGGTGATCTTCACCAAGAACGCCTCCGAGTCGCTGAACCTCGTGGCGAACATGCTGGGCTGGGCCGACGAGCCCTACCGCGTGGACTCCGAGACCGAGATCGTCATCACGGAGATGGAGCACCACTCCAACATCGTGCCGTGGCAGCTGCTCTCGCAGCGCACGGGCGCGAAGCTGAAGTGGTTCGGGCTGACCGACGACGGCCGGCTCGACCTCTCCAACATCGACGAGATCATCACCGAGAAGACGAAGATCGTCTCCTTCGTGCTGGTGTCCAACATCCTCGGCACCGTGAACCCCGTCGAGGCGATAGTGCGCCGGGCGCAGGAGGTCGGTGCCCTGGTCTGCATCGACGCCTCGCAGGCCGCGCCGCACATGCCGCTGGACGTGCAGGCGCTCCAGGCCGACTTCGTGGCCTTCACCGGCCACAAGATGTGCGGTCCGACGGGCATCGGCGTGCTCTGGGGCCGCCAGGAGCTCCTGGAGGACCTGCCCCCGTTCCTCGGCGGCGGCGAGATGATCGAGACGGTGTCGATGCACTCGTCGACGTACGCCCCCGCCCCGCACAAGTTCGAGGCGGGCACCCCGCCGATCGCGCAGGCGGTCGGCCTCGGTGCGGCGATCGACTATCTGAACTCCATCGGCATGGACAAGATCCTCGCCCATGAGCACGCGATCACCGAGTACGCGGTGAAGCGGCTGACGGAGGTTCCGGACCTCAGGATCATCGGCCCCGCCACGGCCGAGGACCGGGGCGCGGCGATCTCCTTCACCCTCGGCGACATCCACCCGCACGACGTGGGCCAGGTGCTCGACGAGCAGGGCATCGCGGTCCGGGTCGGCCATCACTGCGCCCGCCCGGTCTGCCTGCGGTACGGAATTCCCGCGACCACCCGAGCGTCGTTCTATCTGTACTCCACGCCGGCCGAGATCGACGCCCTGGTCGACGGTCTGGAGCACGTACGGAACTTCTTCGGCTGA
- the sufU gene encoding Fe-S cluster assembly sulfur transfer protein SufU has product MKLDSMYQEVILDHYKHPHGRGLRDGDAEVHHVNPTCGDEITLRVKYDGTTIEDVSYEGQGCSISQASASVLNDLLVGKDLDDARKIQETFLELMQSKGKIEPDDAMEEVLEDAVAFAGVSKYPARVKCALLSWMAWKDATAQALGADADVERKTA; this is encoded by the coding sequence ATGAAGCTGGACTCGATGTACCAGGAAGTCATCCTGGACCACTACAAGCACCCCCACGGGCGGGGCTTGCGGGACGGTGACGCCGAGGTACACCACGTGAACCCGACGTGCGGCGACGAGATCACCCTGCGAGTGAAGTACGACGGCACGACCATCGAGGACGTGTCGTACGAGGGCCAGGGCTGTTCGATCAGCCAGGCCTCGGCCTCCGTGCTGAACGACCTCCTCGTCGGCAAGGACCTTGACGACGCGCGGAAGATCCAGGAGACCTTCCTGGAGCTGATGCAGTCCAAGGGGAAGATCGAGCCGGACGACGCGATGGAGGAGGTGCTGGAGGACGCGGTCGCGTTCGCCGGTGTCTCCAAGTACCCCGCCCGGGTCAAGTGCGCCCTCCTCAGCTGGATGGCGTGGAAGGACGCGACGGCCCAGGCGCTGGGCGCCGACGCCGACGTCGAAAGGAAGACGGCATGA
- a CDS encoding metal-sulfur cluster assembly factor has protein sequence MSETLEMKPASEEEVREALYDVVDPELGIDVVNLGLIYGIHIDDANIATIDMTLTSAACPLTDVIEDQAKSATDGLVNELRINWVWMPPWGPDKITDDGREQLRALGFNV, from the coding sequence ATGAGCGAGACCCTGGAGATGAAGCCGGCCTCCGAGGAGGAGGTCCGCGAGGCCCTGTACGACGTCGTCGACCCCGAACTCGGCATCGACGTCGTCAACCTCGGCCTGATCTACGGCATCCACATCGACGACGCGAACATCGCGACGATCGACATGACCCTGACCTCGGCGGCCTGTCCGCTGACGGACGTCATCGAGGACCAGGCCAAGTCCGCCACGGACGGCCTTGTCAACGAGCTGCGCATCAACTGGGTCTGGATGCCCCCGTGGGGCCCCGACAAGATCACCGACGACGGCCGTGAGCAGCTTCGGGCGCTCGGGTTCAACGTCTGA
- a CDS encoding AbfB domain-containing protein has protein sequence MPPRKPGTDPDQTTPSLPVLRSAKVWETGVTPNDTRIPGTRRLWLAGALALAVVSSCVTAITLQGSGPDDSSEKNGRTTAADDRVLPALSLPPTSPPATSAPDGKSGLSEPQGSEADAKNGEGKDKGADGSKGSDASDDKQQGGAKPTTEPSKAPAPTKKPPSRSTTRKSVRSVNYPDRYWHLRDGVIQLDQVSSRSGSETKEDSSFKVVSGLANSSCYSFRMADGRYVRHQNFVLRASGNDGSRLFQQDATFCPRSGYSGSILLESVNYPGYFVRHRSFQLRLERAENSGYFYADATFSLVKGFS, from the coding sequence ATGCCGCCAAGAAAGCCCGGCACTGATCCGGACCAGACCACGCCCAGCCTTCCGGTGCTCAGATCCGCGAAGGTCTGGGAGACGGGTGTCACCCCGAACGACACCCGAATACCGGGCACGCGCCGCCTCTGGCTGGCCGGCGCCCTGGCCCTCGCCGTCGTGTCGTCGTGTGTCACCGCGATCACCCTCCAGGGCAGCGGACCTGACGACTCGTCGGAGAAGAACGGACGCACCACCGCCGCCGACGACCGGGTGCTCCCCGCCCTCTCGCTGCCGCCCACGTCTCCCCCCGCGACCTCGGCACCGGACGGCAAGAGCGGTCTGTCGGAGCCGCAGGGCTCCGAGGCCGACGCGAAGAACGGCGAGGGCAAGGACAAGGGCGCCGACGGCTCCAAGGGCTCCGACGCGTCCGACGACAAGCAGCAGGGCGGCGCGAAGCCGACCACCGAGCCGTCGAAGGCGCCCGCGCCCACGAAGAAGCCGCCGTCCAGGTCGACCACGCGCAAGTCCGTACGGTCCGTCAACTACCCGGACCGCTACTGGCATCTGCGCGACGGTGTGATCCAGCTGGACCAGGTGAGCTCCCGCAGTGGCAGCGAGACCAAGGAGGACTCCTCCTTCAAGGTCGTCTCCGGCCTCGCGAACTCCTCCTGCTACTCGTTCCGCATGGCCGACGGCCGCTATGTGCGCCACCAGAACTTCGTGCTCCGCGCGTCCGGCAACGACGGCTCCCGCCTCTTCCAGCAGGACGCCACCTTCTGCCCCCGCTCGGGCTACTCGGGTTCGATCCTGCTGGAGTCGGTGAACTACCCCGGCTACTTCGTCCGCCACCGCAGCTTCCAGCTCCGCCTGGAACGCGCCGAAAACAGCGGCTACTTCTACGCGGACGCCACGTTCAGCCTGGTGAAGGGCTTCTCCTGA
- a CDS encoding multidrug efflux SMR transporter, with product MGYLLLAAAIAAEVAATTAMKYSEGFSKLWPSLVTGVGYLISFVLLAQALKSMSIGTAYAIWSGVGTATVAALGLVLFGEALSFAKVAGIVLIIAGVVVLNLGGAH from the coding sequence ATGGGATATCTGTTGCTCGCCGCGGCCATAGCCGCCGAAGTGGCCGCCACCACCGCCATGAAGTACAGCGAGGGCTTCAGCAAGCTGTGGCCCTCCCTGGTGACCGGGGTGGGGTACCTCATCTCCTTCGTCCTGCTCGCCCAGGCGCTGAAGTCGATGTCGATCGGCACCGCCTACGCGATCTGGTCCGGCGTGGGCACCGCGACGGTCGCCGCCCTCGGACTGGTGCTCTTCGGGGAGGCGTTGAGCTTCGCCAAGGTCGCCGGGATCGTGCTGATCATCGCGGGGGTCGTGGTGCTGAACCTGGGAGGCGCCCACTGA
- a CDS encoding TetR family transcriptional regulator — protein sequence MARRYDPERRQRIIDAAIRVVGEKGIAGLSHRTVAAEADVPLGSTTYHFKTLDDLMVAALRQANERYAKAVVAREALRDPGTDLAAELAALGGEWFAGDRTGLEVEYELYLAALRRPALRPVADEWGRGFAECLAERTDPVTARTLVALVDGICLQVLLTGAPYDEEYAREALARVIP from the coding sequence ATGGCCCGGCGCTACGACCCCGAGCGGCGGCAGCGGATCATCGACGCGGCGATCCGCGTCGTGGGGGAGAAGGGCATCGCCGGGCTGAGCCACCGCACCGTGGCCGCCGAGGCGGACGTCCCGCTCGGTTCGACGACGTACCACTTCAAGACCCTCGACGACCTCATGGTCGCCGCGCTGCGACAGGCCAACGAGCGGTACGCGAAGGCCGTCGTCGCCCGTGAGGCCCTGCGGGACCCCGGCACCGATCTCGCCGCCGAACTGGCCGCGCTGGGCGGCGAATGGTTCGCCGGCGACCGTACGGGCCTGGAGGTGGAGTACGAGCTCTACCTCGCCGCCCTGCGCCGCCCCGCCCTCCGGCCCGTCGCCGACGAGTGGGGCCGGGGCTTCGCCGAGTGCCTCGCCGAGCGCACCGACCCGGTCACCGCGCGGACCCTCGTCGCCCTCGTCGACGGCATCTGCCTCCAGGTCCTGCTGACCGGGGCGCCGTACGACGAGGAGTACGCGCGGGAGGCGCTGGCACGGGTGATTCCCTGA
- the dapD gene encoding 2,3,4,5-tetrahydropyridine-2,6-dicarboxylate N-succinyltransferase, protein MTDTTAPRTTGAVAAGLATIAADGTVLDTWFPAPELAAEPGPSGTERLTAERAAELLGGGATAAIGQDTRRGVEVVAVRTVISSLDEKPIDTHDAYLRLHLLSHRLVKPHGQSLDGIFGLLANVAWTSLGPVAVDELEKVRLNARAEGLHLQVTSVDKFPRMTDYVAPKGVRIADADRVRLGAHLAEGTTVMHEGFVNFNAGTLGTSMVEGRISAGVVVGDGSDIGGGASTMGTLSGGGNVIISIGERCLVGAEAGVGIALGDECVVEAGLYVTAGTRVTMPDGQVVKARELSGASNILFRRNSVTGTVEARPNNAVWGGLNEILHSHN, encoded by the coding sequence ATGACCGACACGACTGCTCCTCGTACCACCGGCGCCGTGGCCGCCGGCCTCGCCACGATCGCCGCCGACGGCACCGTCCTCGACACCTGGTTCCCCGCGCCCGAGCTCGCCGCCGAGCCGGGCCCCTCCGGCACCGAGCGGCTGACCGCCGAGCGCGCCGCGGAGCTGCTGGGCGGCGGCGCGACCGCCGCGATCGGGCAGGACACGCGCCGCGGTGTCGAGGTCGTCGCGGTCCGCACGGTCATCTCCTCGCTCGACGAGAAGCCGATCGACACGCACGACGCGTACCTGCGCCTCCACCTGCTCTCCCACCGCCTGGTCAAGCCGCACGGTCAGAGCCTGGACGGCATCTTCGGCCTCCTCGCCAACGTCGCCTGGACCTCGCTCGGCCCGGTCGCCGTGGACGAGCTGGAGAAGGTACGCCTCAACGCCCGTGCCGAGGGCCTGCACCTCCAGGTCACGTCGGTGGACAAGTTCCCGCGGATGACGGACTACGTGGCCCCCAAGGGAGTCCGGATCGCCGACGCCGACCGCGTCCGGCTCGGCGCGCACCTCGCCGAGGGCACCACGGTCATGCACGAGGGCTTCGTCAACTTCAACGCCGGCACCCTCGGCACGTCGATGGTCGAGGGCCGGATCTCCGCCGGTGTCGTCGTCGGGGACGGCTCGGACATCGGCGGCGGTGCCTCCACGATGGGCACGCTCTCCGGCGGCGGCAACGTCATCATCTCCATCGGCGAGCGCTGCCTGGTCGGCGCCGAGGCGGGCGTCGGCATCGCGCTGGGCGACGAGTGCGTCGTCGAGGCCGGCCTCTACGTCACCGCCGGCACCCGCGTCACCATGCCCGACGGCCAGGTCGTCAAGGCCCGCGAACTCTCCGGCGCCTCGAACATCCTCTTCCGCCGCAACTCGGTCACCGGCACGGTCGAGGCCCGCCCCAACAACGCGGTCTGGGGCGGCCTGAACGAGATCCTGCACAGCCACAACTGA
- a CDS encoding SigE family RNA polymerase sigma factor produces MDAAGQESFREFVAGRSSALLKTAVLLSGGDRHAAEDLLQNALIKAAGRWQRIDEPEAYVRQILYRQQVSRWRLKWRRRELTVAEPPESGGGVDGVAGVELRLVMRGALARLTARQRTVLVLRYFEDLPEGEVARILGCSVGTVRSTTHRSLARLRELAPELAALGFAAAEQQPSRDFSPVEVRP; encoded by the coding sequence ATGGATGCCGCGGGGCAGGAGAGTTTCCGGGAGTTCGTGGCCGGGCGGTCGTCGGCGCTGCTGAAGACGGCCGTGCTGCTGAGCGGCGGGGACCGGCACGCCGCCGAGGACCTGTTGCAGAACGCGCTGATCAAGGCGGCCGGGCGCTGGCAGCGGATCGACGAGCCGGAGGCGTACGTACGGCAGATCCTCTACCGGCAGCAGGTCAGCCGCTGGCGGCTGAAATGGCGGCGGCGCGAACTGACCGTCGCCGAGCCGCCCGAGAGCGGCGGCGGTGTCGACGGCGTGGCCGGTGTCGAGCTGCGGCTGGTGATGCGCGGGGCGCTGGCCCGGCTGACCGCCCGGCAGCGGACCGTACTGGTGCTCCGCTACTTCGAGGACCTGCCGGAGGGCGAGGTGGCCCGGATCCTCGGGTGCTCCGTGGGGACCGTACGGTCCACGACTCACCGCTCGCTCGCCCGACTGCGCGAACTCGCGCCCGAACTGGCCGCGCTCGGATTCGCCGCGGCCGAGCAGCAGCCGTCCCGTGACTTCTCGCCCGTGGAGGTGCGTCCGTGA
- a CDS encoding WD40 repeat domain-containing protein, whose translation MNVDELVRDSLREQAAEQPPLAVDFAERVLTVRRRRRTRRLATVAAATAAVVAVAVAVPLLDSGKDQVRLATEMNKSDIIAHPDQSPPRDLIAAGDVALAAYWTGDTVINKKKDTAVRKRSYSILDQKTGKYVADSRWSMVAVAPGMRTAAVLEMELPTKRIGLLDLLTGEVERWIPVDRGVASVEFSADGTRIVATTYSKNPDVLTKAANDADGDGKKNDYMPLHSESYRTGFYIVDVDSGRSEWSAVPPEREEELFFVNSRQDFSFSGDGKLVRSGLSMEPHDQYYDLKGGKVAKPADEKYLTWSVEARLSPNGKLAAGGFAGSAKTTASEILDPRTGKRLHKVRGQQLLAWVDNERLIAWDIAADGSNEFHNGLVLVTIGSDRTIPLSGARKGNDGAPGRWNPVFATR comes from the coding sequence GTGAACGTCGATGAACTGGTGCGCGACTCGCTGCGCGAGCAGGCCGCCGAACAGCCGCCCCTGGCAGTGGACTTCGCCGAGCGAGTGCTGACCGTCCGGCGCCGCCGCCGGACCCGCAGGCTCGCCACCGTCGCCGCGGCCACCGCCGCCGTGGTCGCCGTCGCGGTGGCCGTGCCCCTGCTGGACTCCGGCAAGGACCAGGTACGGCTCGCCACCGAGATGAACAAGAGCGACATCATCGCCCACCCCGACCAGTCGCCACCGCGCGACCTGATCGCGGCCGGGGACGTGGCGCTGGCCGCGTACTGGACCGGGGACACCGTGATCAACAAGAAGAAGGACACCGCCGTCCGGAAGCGTTCCTACTCGATCCTCGACCAGAAGACCGGCAAGTACGTCGCGGACTCCCGCTGGTCCATGGTCGCGGTCGCCCCCGGCATGCGAACCGCCGCCGTCCTGGAGATGGAGCTGCCCACCAAGCGGATCGGGCTGCTCGACCTGCTCACCGGCGAGGTCGAGCGCTGGATCCCGGTGGACCGGGGCGTGGCGAGCGTGGAGTTCTCGGCCGACGGCACCAGGATCGTCGCCACCACCTACAGCAAGAACCCCGACGTGCTGACCAAGGCGGCCAACGACGCCGACGGCGACGGCAAGAAGAACGACTACATGCCGTTGCACTCCGAGTCGTACCGGACCGGCTTCTACATCGTCGATGTCGACTCCGGCCGCAGCGAGTGGAGCGCGGTCCCGCCGGAGAGGGAGGAGGAGCTGTTCTTCGTCAACTCCCGTCAGGACTTCTCCTTCAGCGGTGACGGCAAGCTGGTCCGCTCCGGGCTCAGCATGGAGCCGCACGACCAGTACTACGACCTGAAGGGTGGCAAGGTCGCCAAGCCGGCCGACGAGAAGTACCTGACCTGGTCGGTGGAGGCGCGGCTCTCCCCGAACGGCAAGCTCGCCGCCGGTGGTTTCGCGGGCAGCGCCAAGACCACCGCCTCCGAGATCCTCGACCCCCGCACCGGCAAGCGGCTCCACAAGGTCCGCGGTCAGCAGCTGCTCGCCTGGGTCGACAACGAGCGGCTCATCGCCTGGGACATCGCGGCCGACGGCAGCAACGAGTTCCACAACGGTCTGGTCCTGGTCACCATCGGCAGCGACAGGACGATCCCGCTCAGCGGCGCCCGCAAGGGCAACGACGGGGCTCCCGGGCGCTGGAACCCGGTCTTCGCCACCCGCTGA
- the dapA gene encoding 4-hydroxy-tetrahydrodipicolinate synthase, whose amino-acid sequence MAPLTLTAPAAPPTRVHRPTPFGRALCAMVTPFTASGALDLDGAQRLADRLVREGCEGLVLSGTTGESPTTTDTEKAELIRAVRAAVGERAAIVAGVGTADTRHTVELALAAEKAGADGLLAVTPYYSRPPQDAVEAHFRELAEATGLPVALYDIPGRTGTRIAPETMIRLADHPRIVAVKDCAYDLLGTQKVLAETGLAYYTGCDEYVLALYAIGGSGYVGTVANAVPRHFRSILDAFDAGDTVEAARLQRLTVPLTELMMASGLPGSVTAKALLGRLGLPSGPVRAPLRPAGQEMTDGLLAAYDRLVTA is encoded by the coding sequence ATGGCTCCCTTGACTCTCACAGCTCCTGCGGCTCCTCCGACTCGCGTCCACCGCCCCACCCCCTTCGGCCGCGCCCTCTGCGCGATGGTGACCCCCTTCACGGCGTCCGGCGCGCTCGACCTGGACGGGGCCCAGCGGCTGGCCGACCGGCTGGTGCGGGAGGGGTGCGAGGGGCTGGTGCTGTCCGGTACGACGGGCGAGTCGCCGACGACGACGGACACGGAGAAGGCGGAGCTGATCCGCGCGGTACGCGCTGCGGTCGGCGAGCGGGCCGCGATCGTGGCCGGGGTGGGCACCGCCGACACCCGGCACACGGTGGAGTTGGCACTGGCGGCCGAGAAGGCGGGCGCGGACGGCCTGCTGGCGGTCACGCCGTACTACAGCAGGCCCCCGCAGGACGCCGTGGAGGCCCACTTCCGCGAGCTCGCCGAGGCCACGGGGCTGCCCGTGGCCCTGTACGACATTCCCGGCCGCACCGGTACCCGCATCGCCCCGGAGACCATGATCCGGCTCGCGGACCACCCCCGGATCGTGGCGGTGAAGGACTGCGCGTACGACCTCCTCGGCACCCAGAAGGTGCTGGCCGAGACGGGGCTCGCGTACTACACAGGCTGCGACGAGTACGTCCTCGCGCTCTACGCGATCGGCGGGTCCGGTTACGTGGGGACGGTAGCGAACGCGGTGCCGCGCCACTTCCGCTCGATCCTCGACGCGTTCGACGCCGGAGACACGGTCGAGGCGGCCCGCCTCCAGCGGCTGACCGTCCCGCTCACCGAGCTGATGATGGCCTCCGGCCTGCCCGGCTCCGTCACGGCCAAGGCGCTCCTCGGCCGACTCGGTCTCCCCTCCGGCCCGGTCCGCGCACCGCTGCGGCCCGCCGGTCAGGAGATGACCGACGGGCTGCTGGCGGCGTACGACCGGCTGGTGACCGCCTGA
- a CDS encoding phage holin family protein, which produces MTGTTETRPTRFVRSVRSARPGLAEHDHHSVGELVGQATEQLSQLVRQEVALAKEELAEKGRRAGRGGGLLGAAGAVAYVGFMTLAAAGVAALSLVLDVWAAALIVMAVLFVIAGVLAAMGRAQLRRATPPRPELALDSVKADVDEIKGRARR; this is translated from the coding sequence GTGACCGGGACCACCGAGACCAGGCCCACGCGATTCGTGCGCTCTGTGCGATCCGCGCGTCCGGGGCTGGCGGAACACGACCATCACTCCGTGGGCGAGCTGGTGGGGCAGGCCACCGAGCAGCTCTCCCAGCTCGTACGACAGGAGGTCGCCCTCGCGAAGGAGGAGCTGGCCGAGAAGGGACGGCGCGCGGGGCGCGGCGGTGGGCTCCTCGGCGCGGCCGGCGCCGTCGCCTACGTGGGGTTCATGACGCTGGCTGCGGCGGGAGTCGCGGCGCTGTCGCTGGTGCTGGACGTGTGGGCCGCCGCGCTCATCGTCATGGCCGTGCTGTTCGTGATCGCCGGTGTACTGGCCGCCATGGGGCGCGCGCAGTTGCGGCGGGCCACACCTCCCCGGCCGGAGCTGGCGCTCGACAGCGTCAAGGCCGACGTGGACGAGATCAAGGGGAGGGCCCGGCGATGA
- a CDS encoding DUF3618 domain-containing protein — MTHASGTAGASGGATNGSVGAKGPDELRRQIEQTRAQLGDTVEELAAKADVKARVHSAWERVPREAVVVGGATVAVAAAGVLAWRHYH, encoded by the coding sequence ATGACGCACGCATCCGGTACGGCCGGTGCTTCCGGCGGCGCGACCAATGGTTCCGTGGGCGCCAAGGGGCCCGACGAACTGCGGCGGCAGATCGAGCAGACCCGGGCGCAGCTCGGTGACACGGTCGAGGAGCTGGCCGCCAAGGCCGATGTGAAGGCGAGGGTGCACTCCGCGTGGGAGCGGGTGCCGCGGGAGGCGGTGGTGGTGGGCGGCGCGACCGTCGCGGTGGCCGCCGCAGGGGTGCTGGCCTGGCGCCACTATCACTAG
- a CDS encoding IS701 family transposase, with amino-acid sequence MDAHEVNRARATLALFVADVFASVPRKDQRAKGDCYLRGLMLDGRRKSIQPMAERLPDGNEQNLQQFVNQSTWDPVPVRRRIAQRMVPRIGPEAWAVDDVSFPKDGKMSVAVARQYCGALGKRANCQVAVSVHAVSDTASCPLQWRMFVPEEWADDAVRRQKTGIPPEVGHREKWRLALDILDELAGWGLVPPVLVADAGYGQNADFRDGLSERGIGYVVTVHPHDVRPTAPAWSGNGRRPQPRYRDKPSSVAALAQEHGRQAFTEVTWREGSRGPMHSRFLALRVRPAGVRARRLAQAAATAEHGHWDGVLPEVTLLVEWPAGAEAPTDYWLSNLPADTPITELVRLSKIRWRIEHDYRELKHGLGLDHFEGRSWNGWHHHVTLVTAAHAFLTEQRLSPKADTADSPSTRSSTPSRTC; translated from the coding sequence GTGGACGCACATGAAGTGAACCGGGCTCGGGCGACGTTGGCGTTGTTCGTGGCTGACGTGTTCGCGTCGGTGCCGCGTAAGGATCAGCGGGCGAAGGGCGACTGCTACCTGCGGGGACTGATGCTGGACGGACGGCGGAAGTCGATCCAGCCGATGGCGGAACGGCTGCCGGACGGCAACGAGCAGAACCTGCAGCAGTTCGTGAACCAGTCGACGTGGGATCCGGTGCCGGTGCGGCGGCGGATCGCCCAGCGGATGGTGCCGAGAATCGGCCCGGAGGCGTGGGCGGTCGATGACGTGTCGTTCCCCAAGGACGGGAAGATGTCGGTGGCGGTCGCGCGCCAGTACTGCGGGGCGCTGGGCAAGCGGGCCAACTGCCAGGTCGCGGTGAGTGTGCACGCGGTCTCCGACACGGCGTCCTGTCCGCTGCAGTGGCGGATGTTCGTGCCCGAGGAGTGGGCGGACGATGCGGTGCGGCGCCAGAAGACCGGGATACCGCCGGAGGTCGGGCACCGGGAGAAGTGGCGTCTGGCCCTGGACATCCTCGACGAGCTGGCCGGGTGGGGGCTGGTTCCGCCGGTGCTGGTCGCCGACGCCGGCTACGGGCAGAACGCCGACTTCCGCGACGGTCTGAGCGAGCGGGGCATCGGCTATGTCGTGACGGTCCACCCGCACGACGTGCGGCCCACCGCCCCGGCGTGGTCCGGGAACGGTCGCAGGCCGCAGCCCCGCTACCGGGACAAGCCGTCCTCGGTGGCAGCGCTGGCTCAGGAGCACGGACGGCAGGCGTTCACCGAGGTGACCTGGCGTGAAGGCTCCCGCGGGCCGATGCACTCACGCTTTCTGGCGCTGCGGGTGCGGCCGGCCGGGGTGAGGGCCCGCCGTCTGGCCCAAGCCGCCGCCACTGCCGAGCACGGCCACTGGGACGGTGTCCTGCCCGAGGTGACGCTGCTGGTCGAATGGCCCGCCGGCGCCGAAGCACCCACCGACTACTGGCTGTCCAACCTGCCCGCCGACACACCGATCACCGAACTGGTCCGCCTGTCCAAGATCCGCTGGCGCATCGAGCACGATTACCGGGAACTCAAGCACGGCCTCGGCCTGGACCACTTCGAGGGCCGCTCCTGGAACGGCTGGCACCACCACGTCACCCTGGTCACCGCCGCCCACGCCTTCCTCACCGAACAGCGCCTGTCCCCAAAAGCCGATACAGCGGACTCACCCTCTACCAGATCCTCGACGCCATCCAGGACCTGCTGA